In Natronococcus sp. AD-5, the genomic window GATCACGGATGTCCGCCGCGAGTTCGAACTCGAGGTTGCTCGCTGCCTCCTCCATCCGATCCTCGAGTTCGGCGACGTAGCGGGCGGCCTCCTCGTCGTCCTCGAGCGAGCGACCGGAGACCTCGGTGGTGTCGGTTTTACTCCCCGGCAGGTTGGTCTCGCCGACCTCCTTGTCGATGGTCGTCGGCTCGAGGCCGTGCTCCTCGTTGTACTCCTGCTGGATCTCGCGCCGCCGCTGGGTCTCCTCGATCGCCGACTCCATCGCGTTCGACGGGTCGTCGGCGTAGAGGACGACCTCGCCGTTGACGTTTCGCGCGGCCCGGCCCATCGTCTGAACGAGCGTCGTCTCCGAGCGCAGGAACCCCTCCTGGTCGGCGTCGAGGATGCCGACGAGCGAGACCTCGGGGATGTCCAGCCCCTCCCGCAGGAGGTTGATCCCGACGAGCACGTCGATCTCGCCCAGTCGCAGCGAGCGGATGATCTCGTGGCGCTCTAAGGTGTCGGTCTCGTCGTGCATGTACTCGACGTCGACGCCGGCCTCCTCCAAGTACTCCGTCAGGTCCTCGGCCATCCGCTTGGTGAGCGTCGTCACGAGGGTGCGCTCGTCGCGCTCGATCCGCTCGTCGATGCGGTCCATGAGGTCGTCGATCTGGCCGCTGGCGGGCGAGACGTCGATCTCGGGGTCGACGAGGTGGGTCGGGCGAACGATCTGTTCGACGATCCGGTCGCTTTGCTCGTGCTCGTAGTCGCCCGGCGTCGCCGAGACGTACAGCGTCTGGTCGGTCTTCTCCTCGAACTCCTCGAACGTGAGCGGTCGGTTGTCGTACGCCGTGGGGAGCCGAAAGCCGTTCTCGACCAGCGAGTCCTTGCGGGACTTGTCGCCGGCGTACTGCCCCCGAATCTGGGGCAGGGTCACGTGGGACTCGTCGACCACCGTCAGGAAGTCCTCGGGGAAGTAGTCGAGCAGCGTGTACGGCGCCTCCCCCGACTCGCGATCGGAGAGGTAGACGGAGTAGTTCTCGATGCCCGAACAGTAGCCCGTCTCCTGCATCATCTCGAGGTCGAACGTGGTTCGCTCCTCGATGCGCTGGGCGGCGATCATGTCGCCCTGGCGCTCGAAGTACGAGATCCGGGAGTCTAAGTCGTCGCGGATCTCGTCCATCGCCCACTCGAGTTTCGTCTCGGGAATCGAGTAGTGCTCGGCGGGGTGGACGAGGACGGCCTGCTGTTCGCCCTGGGTTTTGCCCTCGAGCGGGTCGACCTTGACCATGCGATCGATCTCGTCGCCCCAGAGTTCCACCCGGACGGCGTAGCGGCCGTACATCGGGTAGATCTCGATCGTATCGCCGCGCACGCGAAACGTTCCCTGCGTGAAGTCGACGTCGTTGCGCTCGTAGTTCAGGTCCACGAGTCGTTTCAATAGCTCGTCGCGACCGGTCTCCTCGCCGACCTCGAGGCGCATCGACATGTCGACGTAGTTGCGCGGGTCACCGAGGCCGTAAATCGCGGAGACGGAAGCGACGACGATGACGTCCTCGCGCGTCAGCAGCGAGCGCGTCGCGGAGTGGCGCAGTCGGTCGATCTCGTCGTTGATCGAGGCGTCCTTGTCGATGTAGGTGTCGGTCTGCTCGACGTAGGCTTCGGGCTGGTAGTAGTCGTAGTACGAGACGAAGTACTCGACGGCGTTCTCGGGGAAGAGGCTCCGGAACTCCTCGTAAAGCTGGGCGGCGAGGGTCTTGTTGTGGGCGATGACGAGGGTCGGCTTCTGGACCTCCTCGATCGTCCACGAGACGGTGTTGGTCTTCCCCGACCCCGTTACGCCGAGCAGCGTCTGCTTCTCCATTCCCGACCGGTACCCGTCGGCGAGTTGCTCGATCGCCTCGGGCTGGTCGCCCGCGGGGTCGAAGGGCGCGTCGACCTCGAACGGGCGATCGACGTCGGGACGATCCGGCTGGAGGGGACCTCGAGTATCGCTCACGATGATCCGGTTAGGGAACGGAGCCACTTTACGGCCACGCTTGTCGCGTCACCCCCAGAATTATCGCGCTGCGTCGCGTGCGTAGTCCGGATGGCGTCACCGACGATCCTCGTCGTCCACAACGAGGTCGACG contains:
- the uvrB gene encoding excinuclease ABC subunit UvrB; this encodes MSDTRGPLQPDRPDVDRPFEVDAPFDPAGDQPEAIEQLADGYRSGMEKQTLLGVTGSGKTNTVSWTIEEVQKPTLVIAHNKTLAAQLYEEFRSLFPENAVEYFVSYYDYYQPEAYVEQTDTYIDKDASINDEIDRLRHSATRSLLTREDVIVVASVSAIYGLGDPRNYVDMSMRLEVGEETGRDELLKRLVDLNYERNDVDFTQGTFRVRGDTIEIYPMYGRYAVRVELWGDEIDRMVKVDPLEGKTQGEQQAVLVHPAEHYSIPETKLEWAMDEIRDDLDSRISYFERQGDMIAAQRIEERTTFDLEMMQETGYCSGIENYSVYLSDRESGEAPYTLLDYFPEDFLTVVDESHVTLPQIRGQYAGDKSRKDSLVENGFRLPTAYDNRPLTFEEFEEKTDQTLYVSATPGDYEHEQSDRIVEQIVRPTHLVDPEIDVSPASGQIDDLMDRIDERIERDERTLVTTLTKRMAEDLTEYLEEAGVDVEYMHDETDTLERHEIIRSLRLGEIDVLVGINLLREGLDIPEVSLVGILDADQEGFLRSETTLVQTMGRAARNVNGEVVLYADDPSNAMESAIEETQRRREIQQEYNEEHGLEPTTIDKEVGETNLPGSKTDTTEVSGRSLEDDEEAARYVAELEDRMEEAASNLEFELAADIRDRIREVREEFKLAGGEDEGIAPPAEEF